The DNA segment CTTCCTTATAAAAGTACTAGTAAATAGGAGGTGAATTACATTATCAAGTACCTATAGATTGCATTTATAGCCAAATTTAAAAGTTCCCACCAACCCAGCTTAAGCAGCCGCCATTGGTTATATTAGAACCTAAccataaaaaacatatattttattatttgtgaatgcttattgcatttattttatgaacACGTTTGCCGAATACTTGttggatataaatatttcagttcAAGTACAGTAAAGCAGTCCGATCAGATGTGTTTTTAGTCGTAGTCTATAAATGATGCattagtaaacaaaattatagattttgttcAGATGGTATATAGACTACCGTATTATTGTCATTTACGATGCAAtctgtttatttattcaatGCATTTGAAAGGGTGTATTTTGTCAAACAGTGTGGAAAAAGCCTGAGTAGATCATACTTTAACAAAACCAGTTCTGGGTCAGATATACATCCGATACCTTTCCGGCCCGGCAGACCCGACTATCAAGGAAATAGTACATATGGATTTGGCCGATACGATTTTAGTTCAGTTTTCTATAGTCttaaatggtacatatttataatattagttcTATGGTGGctgtatagtttttttttctttttatttttcaaaatagtagTACGTGTTCCTAAAATGGTAAATAAATCactgattttgtatttttacgtTCAAATTATTAAGATTGTCcaataacaaataaacaatatttctcCTGTGGAATTAGGTTTTAAACCTTGAATACAATTAGTTtacaatcagtttgtttacatatttcgTATAGACGATTTAAATTATACGTAGATAGGAGCATTCAGATATGTTTAGGTGAACTCATACATGTAGATAACCACAAAATGGTATACTAACCATGATATATCACTTTTCTTTCTCCTATTTcataaaatatcgattctcagGAAGACGATGAAAATGAAGATTTAGTACAAttagatgatgatgatgaaatACCAATGCCACCAGAAACTAATCCAAATGAATCTACAACTACAGTCAAAGATTCTGATTTATATGAGCCAGAAAATCCTACAGAAGAAAACGAGGACGACGACATCGCCGATCGCGACGATGGCGACGACGAAGAACTTAAAAAACAAGTTAACATTAACGACAATGAAAAGGATGAAGTTGATAAGACAAATGAAAACCACGAAAATGTGGAAGAAATTGCTTCACCACGTCCTAGTCCGCGCGAAAGCGTGGATAATTGCGACTCACAATATGATCCGGAACATGAAATCATATCCAACGAGGGTTCTAATATGGCGGTGGAggataataaaacagaaaagttgGACGAttgtaataaaagtaataatgaaACGTTGGAAAAGGAGCACGAACCTAGGGACGGTCAGAGCGATCACTCACGTTCGCCAAGTCCAGCAGAATCCGAGATGAAATTGCCTGAAAATGATGTAGGCATTGCAAATAAGAAGGGCGTATTGGAATTGTACGATGATAGTGATTGGGAAGAACTAAATATTGATAAGCCAAAAGAATATGAGAAAGCAGCAAAACAGTCAGAAAAATCTGACATAGAAGATGGTCAGTGTGAGGAGGAGGATGAGACAACTTCAGACAAACTTAAGGAACGCAGCAAAAGGAATAACAAGAGTAAGGGTAAAGAAACAGATGATAAAAACGAAGGCGAACTTGATCGATCTTATACACCTTGTCTGGATGAGAACAATGAGCCAGAAGAAGgtcatgaaaatgaaaaattcgtTGAGACGGGCGCAAAGTTGCTAAATGCCTCCAAGGATTCGAATGAACAGGACACGGAAGGCGGTAAAACGCCCGAAGTAGTTGCCAGTGCAGCGGTCGCCATTGAAACTGAACTAATTTCGGACGATGATGAGAATGCACGTGGCTCGAGAAAGCGAAGAAGTAGCAAAAAACGTGATAAACGtgacaaaaaagttgaaacattCAAAAAAGTAAGCAACAAACAAAAAGTACGCAATTATCGCACCGACAAGCAACAAGTAGGTAAATATAAAGTGCGACATCAATCGTCAAAATCACGTTCTCGTTCTAAATCTATATCAAGAAGTCGTTCACGCACACGGAGTCGTAGTCATAGCCGCATACGCAGTCGTTCGCGATCACCACGAGTCGCCGTAAATCGCTCTCGTTCACCCCATTCAGGCAGATCACGTTCTCGATCGCCACGTGGTCGTGGCCGTAGGCGTTCCCGCTCTCGTTCATTACGTTCACGCAGTCGATCCAACAACAAGGAGAACAACTGGCGACATGGTGGTCGCTACAATAATAACCAGCATAGATTTCAAgatcgaaaaaaacaacaaaatcaatatCGTCCCAAACGTAGAGAAATTCCACGCTATAATGTACGAAACGTTGTGGGCATTCAACGTAGCTTTAGAGAGGGTAGAGAGGTCAGAGATCGTTACGGACGCGATACCAGTCGTCAAACGCGTAATATTAGTAGGTCACCGAGTCCGCGCACTCGTAGAATAAGTGGTAGGTCAATCTCTAGGTCACGCTCTCGTGGGCGTTCAATGTCACCACGACGAAATCGACGCGGCAGCTTTAGCATATCCCCAAGCCCGCAACCTATGATGCGTCGACAGTCAGTTTCTCCCAGACAACGTTACCGTTCACCCCGTCGAAACTCTCTCTCTCCTCGCAGAATTACGCCGATGCGAGGCCACTCTCGAAGTCCACTGCGCATGCACTCACGTTCGCTTACCCCACAACGTATGGGCGGTAGAAAGGTTATAAGACGTGTACGTGACGGTTCCCCGCTGGCACAATCAGCCATCTCACGTTCACCGTCCCCTTTGCATTCACTTTCTCCATCACCCAGATATACGCCACGGTTGCATAGAAGTCACTCAAAAACACCGATTTTACGTATAACCAAGGGtaaaaagaaaaagataaaggataaaggtaagaagaagaaaaagaagcacCTTCCAAGCCTTAGTCCAGAGGCCAACTTACGGATTTCACGTCAGCGTGACGCATTTGAAGTGGATCGACCGCCAAAGAAAAAACGTCACCATTCACCAAAGCAAAAAGCGTCGCTGGATGAGCCCACTTGGTCGCCCTCGCCTAGTCCGGGTCCTGTACTTGATTACGAACGTGACAACAATATATCATGGACGCCACCATTGGTATCGCCACGTCTTGTTCACGAAATGCACGGCATCTATGAGGCAGAAGCACGTCGCAGTAATTCTCGGTCGAGCAAACGTGATAAGCGAACAAAGCGcgtgaaaaagaagaagaagggtgAGAAACGACGTGATGTACGCAAAGATAAACGACGCACACGACGCACCCAAACACCAGAAGTAGTACCATCAAAGGAGGTATTTGCCTCGGGTAACAATATTCTCGTAAGTGTGAGTTTTAATAAAGATGCAGTTGGAAATCAACCGCCCTCACAGACAACCGTTGTTACATTGCCAGCGACGCGCGAAGACTTACACACAATTCGCCGAAATTCTATAGATTGCATTACCAATTCGAATGCTGCTagtaagaaaaagaagaagcgtAAGAAGCTTGACGCAAAACCTGTTGCTATTATAGACCTGGAGCGATCACCGTTCCAGGTGCATCAGGAACCAGCCGATGTTATTGTGCTTACCGACAGCGAAGAAGGCGTTGGCGGTCGTGATAGTGAACACGAGCATGAGCACGAACATGAACATGATAGACGACGCGAAAGTCATCGCGAACGCCGCCGCAGCGAATCAATTGCGGACGAAATGGATCATCATCGATCACAAATGAGCAATGGCATACGCTCCTCATCACAGTTAGACAAAACGCCGCCATTAGAGCGAGAACGCCTCGATACCATTTTAGAGGAATCCTACGATTTGCCACAAACTGGACCAAAGACACCACCAGAACCTCCAACTGTTAAATTCAACATAGCcgctaaaaagcaaaataaagtcCGTAATAACCCACTACATGACGATGCAGAACTAAATTCTGAATCGGAAATGACCGAAGTACGTGAACCGGACACACATCGTTCGGAGCTGGAACCAATGCATGTACAAAGTAGTCAAAAAATTGGTCCAAATACACCACCCGAATCTGGTCCATGCTCACCAGATGCTTACGATCCCTTCGATCCTACGAAATCGCCATCTATGTCTCCACGCTCACCCTCTCCCGCACCATTGAACAGCTCGCAAGCTTCAATTGGCATGGATAGTAGCGTTGAAGTGGTATCCTCACAAAAGCACATAGTAGACGAACAACGCCTAACAAATGAGCGTACGGGTtctcaaatttctggtgccagCGGTAGCATGATTCCACAAGGTTCCACACTTAATCCCGTTGAACTGGTAATGAAACTAATGAATACAAAACAGAATAGCTCTCAAGATCTGAACAAATCGAATGACTCGCAATATAATACTGCGTCACACATGCACGCCACTGTTATGGGCAATACGCACGATGATGGACTGAATATGCGTGACAAGAACGATGAGGTGATGGGCCTCTCTGTGATATCAAATGTGCTCTTGTCAAACGGCAATGCACAAGGCTCACAACATATACCAGTAATTTCCAGTCCCACTCCAATGATAAAGAGCaatcaaatatcaaaattaCCGCTACCCAAAGTGGGCAGCAGTGTGGGTAGTAGCAGCGGCGCCGGAATGACATCATCTAATTCGAATGCACGTAATGGTGGCATGGATGAACCAGTAAATCTCACCGAAATGGAAAGTCCCTATTCGCCCGGTTCCGCTGACTATGAGGATCTCTTCGAACCGCCACCAGACAGCTCGGGCGCTGTACCACGGCGCTCTAAGCGTACGAATAACGCCAATGCCATGGGCAAAGTTGACGTTTTTGATAATCTCTTTGGCAGCACCTCACCTGTGGGCCATGCACGTATGCCGAAGAAATTCAAGGCAATTGTCACTAGTAGCACCAAGAAAGCTAAAATTAAAGGTGGGTTTCCAATAATACTGAGTATCTATCAAGCCTTTCGCCACAACACAATCGCAGCGTATCTGTGAGTTTCGGTGGTTATACATGTGAATCTGgtttatttcagattttttttaataagttattGTTTGCATACGTATGCgaacgaaaatgtgaaaaacagtTGTTGGGAAGTGTATTCTTTTGTGATACTTATActtatgaacatacatataacatatttctaaaaatttcttaGTGCCAGCAAAGCAAGGTAAAAGTTGCAACAGTTGTTTGGTAAGTGAAGgactcaattttattaatactACAACGGAGCCgtgtttttgtaattcaatAATTATTTGGCAGAtgccaaaaagtaaaaaaaagcacgtaatatacaaacaaatattcgaTATTGAactaaaaaacaatatttttccgatttcagttaaattaacacgtaaaaattttagttatatcAAATTTGTACAAATTTCCTAACATCAAGTAGTATTCATCGAAATATTTGACatgttgttgtttattgaattaatttaaatttttttattatatttataacatatgTTGATTTATTATTCCTTTttacatacagggtttgtccgaaaagtaataggactgagtcgatttaaaaaaatgtatttaaccaatcgttacaattatttaaatactttcaaaatgggctccttctgcgtcgatgcagccagcgcgatttcctagcattgaaggcgtcagagaaattaaaattttctcacCGAAATTTCTGGTCGCCAGTGATCACTTTTGGGACaatcttcgcgcacaccttgcaCATGTTCACGTGCTCCGTGGCAATGTCAtaaaccacagattttgataaatttaacatctgggcaattaaacgaatgcttagtcgacggtctgagttcaaaactttgcgcacacgagtcacattgtcagtgtttgtcgaagtcgctgGTCTCCCAGCACGATCTTCATCAGCGACTTTCTTCCAGGCTCTCTAAAAatgcctggtgccaccgaaacacaccacttcttgctaaagcaacatctgggtaaaccTGTTTGATCATATCAAGTGTCTATGTCGCGgttttaccgagtttcacacagaatttaatcgcgtacctctgctctaacgaacgctgcattttcgtcTTGACCCAACCAACAAACAGAAACACGTCGTGCGAAAATATTTGTCTTGACTCTCCAAGTGcttggagacaactgaccagccgctcgttcatTAGCttggaacgccctctaccgaattcaGTCTGGGCGCACGcttcgaagtacagtcgcggcggaagaaaatcagttctattactttccggacaaaccctgtataagTATTTTACAAACCAGAAAGATATAATTTTCTATTGCTACCCAGTAAAAGTAGAATATAGTCAGAAAGTGTGTGCTGCTTATGCACCAGCACTGCCTAATATTCATAAAAACCTCGTTTACTCATTTTGACAAAAACTTTGCATGAAAATGTGAGAACcggtaaaatttaattataatatagttttgttttttcatttattttcgttttttctctaattttattataccctgaacaagatATATTAAATCCCTATATAATATATCGATTTAGTGTATAATCGCGTCCCTCAGAATCAGAAATGTCGACGTCCTCTTCTACCGAAGAAACTGCTCGTTTGTCGGAATCTCCGATATCGGACGACTATAACATAacgctgccatacaaactgatcgatcaaaatcaaaactttgtaggcaaaacttctttatttaacaaattatcttcacaaaatttcgcaCAGagtattgtccaaggcaacatAACAttctccgaacatattgttcagatcggaccactgtcaTAAAAAGCTCACaaataaactgaccgatcaaccTGAacctgtgaagagtattattttccggttaactttttttcttattattacttgtacgagggctgctatatatatttgtggcctaataatgaaaataggaatatttaacaacgaaaatggttttattgtttttcaaaatattatccatcaagatttatacacttttgcatgcgctcaaaccaattttcgaagcactttttccactccaattgagacacctccaaaacatggtttttgaatgcttcaacagcatcttctggcgacgaaaatcgttgaccacgcattattttcttgatgtgtgggaataaaaagaagtcattgggtgccaagtcagggctgtacggcggatgacccatcaattcgacgttttggccggtcaaaaaggcgctggtttgagccgatgtgtgagagctcgcattggcATGGTACCAATgcgtgtaccactcagaattggccgtcctacgttgctcaagcggaacagtcgccacatgaccagttttgccgaagaaacaggcgaccatttacTTCGAaatgcttcttccacgaacaactttcgttggatttggctcgtctgggaagacccacacggtcgattgctgttttgtttcgtggcaatcttataaacgtcttttgaagcaccgcgctcgtattttttcagcatttctttacaccaatccacacgagcctttttttgagcgattgtcaaattgtgcgggatccaacgagaacaaaccttttttacggccaggtgttcatgcaatatcgaatgtatgctggtgggagaaatgcataggcatgcctctatctgaaggtatgttacatgacggtcttgcattatcagttcacgtacggcattgaggttttctggcacaacggctgtttttggacgaccttcacggaattcgtgtttgagcgagcgtcggccacgattgaattcgttataccagtttttcacagtgctataggatggtgcttcatagccatacaaagattttagttcatcgatgcactcttgtcgtgataatccacgtcgaaagttgtgaaaaatgatcgcacgaaaatgttcacgagttaattccattttttggccaagatgaattttttaattgtaaataaaacaattcacgattaaatgacaaaacgttctgagtgatgttatgttaaaaaatgtcaaactttccaatggaaatgtcagattgcacctggcaacccttagtgttgcctaggccagaaatatatatagcagccctcgtatactcttgcaacatctAAGACTAATCGAAATAGATACAgggttatgtatacatatgtgatcAGAATGGCGAGACGAGTTGAAACCCGGGTCCCTACAAGCTGCAACTGacttaaaaattaagataacttgatgaaacttggtacacatgaTCCTTTGGCATCATAAGAAGTTTGGTCTTGAGCTTGTGcgttatcggaccactgccattaatcgaaaacatatAATTTGTCTTAAACTACGACCACTTTGGCCCCGCCCCTAATAAGTTCAATGTTCGAGCTACATATATGACCGAAATTTGCAcaggacaaatattttcgaccctatttatttaaataaatatttaggaCAATGCAAAAATAGATGATATCCCTGCCTACTTCCCATAGAatggttttgttaaaaactactaaaagcgcaataaaaaataaaaggctTTATAGAGGTCGGTCCCGAATTTGGACCATGGGTGTTAGCTGAAAACCCATAGCTCGTCCTACTTAACCGATTTCAAACAAATTCGATAGGAAATATCATTGGCGAAATTGtgctacaaccacgcctactttttaatttctatCTTATTCTTTGACTTTCCAGTACAAAAATCAAGAGCCAATCAATTTATCCGATACCAAGCCAATCAGATACCGAATTTTACCGAAAATTTCATTCAACCTGTCAGTTATACTATTGAAATTCGGAAAAAAATTTTCCCGGCTTTGACTTGCAAGTCGCAAAAGTTTGAAATGTCCGGTTAAACCAGAACTTAGCCCATCCTTACtgttattatgtatttatttaatttttttttgttctctgTAACTATCCCTGATGCAGAATATATATTGGACACTATAAATGTCGCTAATTAAAAAAGAGGTTTGTTTAGATTTTAATATAACCgttacatatataagtattattATTGAGAATTAATGCTACTCCTTATTCTAACTCCAACTGAACAATCACAAGGCCAAATCATGAAAATATGGGAAAGCAGCAGCAGTTCGTATCCTAATTGCACCAATTTGACGACGGTGGAAGTATGATCCACGCGGCATAGTTGAGCCCTGTAATCTCGTTGCCTTTTTTTAAGTAGGTGATGTAGATCACACATTGTTAACGCCAGAAAATGGTCTTGTGTGTATATTTCGTGCACGGTCGAAAAACGACGCATAAATTCATTCTGGTTTTTCAGACCGCCTCGGATTGGTTCATTTAAACTGCGAGTCCAAACCTAGCTTCGGTAGAATAAGAAATTAGATATTCCAATACTATTAGGCGGCAAGAAAGTAACTCTTAGTCAATGTACTTTAATACCAAAATAGGTATCTATGCCGCATATgccattgtaaaaattttgaaatctctggcgttttttttttgcaacatgttgctacagtaTATAAAAGTTATGTTTACCTCACAGTTGAACCTTGATGAAACTTAGCACACATGTTCTTCGGTACAATAACAAGTTTAGTATTGTAGGTGGGCGTAATATGCCTATAGTGCCATTAATGGAAAACCTATAAATTACAAGAACTAagccgaaaataaaaatacaaacctGTAATTTAGTACAACGAATTGCATTGGGGGGAGCCTGTTTTAGAGACTTCAAAAAAGGATTAGGATTTTTTTTGGAAGGGAAAGAAAttattgattaaagcgaaatttctagggtttatagttatacatatatttaaacatcatccgCAAATTTTTTGTATACGAAATCATttatattctgcctttgggaagcaatttcccgatgcatctcgcaagTGCTTTTGTCAGACGGCGGGCCGATTGCAGATCGCATTGActatctgaaacaaaaatttcaaagagattttttaataatttatcttctagttaaactataaaaattccaaaaatagtgttcttcagacgggtaattactatttgaacttcttcaagGTAgtgcaatggaacgtctgctctatcatcatcgattggggaatcgggttcaccatcaaCCGGTGTTATACTTTCAGTGCCATTTAGCAAACAAGAGAGAGTTTCTCTCCATAATCTCTGTATGCTCGGCATCAGCCACTAGAGCACCTCTGGTGGTTCCACAAGAGTATGttccgatcttgaaaccttctgttagtcgccgcatattTTCGAAGACTTTTCAAGTATTACCCCTGTTGGCGTGCTTGTCAAGTTCTTCGTActctcttttttgtctgcaaatcttgcttccctcttcaactctcgatatctatccGCACTCTTCACCGTTCCAGCTGTTATCTTGCTTTTTCCCAAACCAAtgatttcgtttgcagctgtacgtaaggagtttgaaatgtcggcccacagttcccttataccgagttgttgatgagtgctcttaGAGAGCAAAGGTGTAAGTCGGACACAAAAACGTTCGGCTATTTGTTGTGATTGCATCTTCTCGATgccgaaccttccttgtgtttgttgacgtgggGTTTTTGCTGCGCAGAGGCGAGTGcatatcttggctgcaacaagatatgtagtggtccgagtcaatacTAATTTTCCTATGGATGCCCTCTGCACATAGTTTGCATAACGAAACTTGCCTTCTGAATCGGGTTCGCCGGCTCCTGACGtcatgctttcactgccattcagcaggctagagaagtatTCTCTCCATATTTTTAGTACGCTCCGGGCGTCGGTTACTAGATTACTTATGAggtttctacaagagtatgttccggtcttgaaaccttctgttagtcgccgcattttttcgtagaattttcgagcattactcctgACGGCCAACTTGTCAAGCCCTtagtactcacgcatttcggcctctttctctttttctgtctgctaATTCGTCtagcttccctcttcaactctcgtaatctatcccatcccgcacgtgttgtggtcgatcgtaacattgcgaggtagatcctcagagagcaggagtgcaagtcgagtagaaaaccgTTCGGCTATttattgtgattgcagcttctcgacgtctaaccttccttgtgtttgttgatgtaGGTTTTTTGCTGCACCGAGGGgagtgcgtatcttggctgcaacaagatagtggtcagAGTCGTTATTAGGACTGCGCAATGTACGCAATACtactagtactacagataaccatatttggggccccggcgaagtcgatcagcctcaacccattcgGGGATGCTTTCTCGTGGAGggtgaatttaccgactgttgtaccaaagataccttccttgcccaccctggtGTTAAAGTCGTCAGGTGCGCTACAAGGCACCTTTGGTGACAATTTTTCTTCTCTTCTGTCGGTacatgggcgcaaatcagcgatatgttgaagaacttcgctttgatgcggattgtggctagacgttcatcgaccgagtgaatgacagtactcggcgacggagtctctctcccacaccgaatttacgcttttttatatggccactgtagtaaatgccacaagtcCTTGTCACGTCTATCAAATTTCTTGGGcggtggtgatgtcagccttcactctaacgaggtcatcaaccagctggacagcggcaccttctcaattaagtgatcggacattccaggttcatgcc comes from the Bactrocera dorsalis isolate Fly_Bdor unplaced genomic scaffold, ASM2337382v1 BdCtg011, whole genome shotgun sequence genome and includes:
- the LOC105231577 gene encoding uncharacterized protein LOC105231577 gives rise to the protein MAADSGDSDIDPRPSCSQNRRVTRGNTNHGGGNCTETRKGRKRRIVMRIEFDDSGEDSSSTSEMSGGDGQVENGNNSQPQSFSTIPRKTRQNSKPLGGKIPIKNDGSDDSDNIRRNNTQRLRKRRTNMLNMDGSDSDESSSGSEINHSVKTRTAKSSKKIIISEDEQMHSSEENQSINKQTEIATEAGFNSDSSSNELLEKCPICLLTFRQQEIGSPATCAHIFCSSCIEAWSKNVQTCPIDRIEFDRIVVRDNFENRRIVREINVDPNKISKELVLDNEADGVDEDVTYCEICNSPEREDVMLLCDECNQGYHMDCLTPRLTQIPEGSWYCDNCFDPSAESDNVSEDLNLLYEDIRDMGIPQAALRVTELQQPRILRTRQNERIRAAVLRTTRSRARIETTTTTTTSAGTSRGRGRPRNSTTTTTTTTTTRTTRPSTTRRKPSRRRRRRTRKRTYVVEYDLNNFDEKFAIKTTKKIIRRRRRKRRASARNTARSNTGGRMTASKRLAEQMGVKKDPTYTSHLSGTSAGLSLFGGANDLEYFSDSDNGGIEHEIQVETGHGTALQTSIRISNFGSQRARKGILLGRLQGNNRRNVLPDLPAQTVTPTSGDLLSSIMNMQDRWHNAARNMENVHISADGTLQLPSSGINMNGSNSSTANGDSNQRQTPRNSVSANEQQSRTSINPLEGVTQAPMYPRGGGGNQNFGGGNSGGGGGNYNNRYGNNQNNYRGSGGGGQYRHSMGGSAGGDGNDGGRGNFNFSNQNLNNSNNPNSNFSPFSMRFNQRNNQRNNNQRNSLPFMHRNDDDRQQHQQQNQTQNTPNEGNNPFRTGLPPPQQQNMSNENQLFGDLPPPVRSAPLMSGVPLGMAGPPPVSGLPPMAGPPPMTGPPPIMGTLPMTRPPPPAMAMGGPPPSLAMHSPMQTMRPLMTVPPPPAPPPGVPMPWATPLFQQLNNDYGNDDDDSNCPNFSVYSAESQEVAKSAEMQSQTQQNNEAAKEDDENEDLVQLDDDDEIPMPPETNPNESTTTVKDSDLYEPENPTEENEDDDIADRDDGDDEELKKQVNINDNEKDEVDKTNENHENVEEIASPRPSPRESVDNCDSQYDPEHEIISNEGSNMAVEDNKTEKLDDCNKSNNETLEKEHEPRDGQSDHSRSPSPAESEMKLPENDVGIANKKGVLELYDDSDWEELNIDKPKEYEKAAKQSEKSDIEDGQCEEEDETTSDKLKERSKRNNKSKGKETDDKNEGELDRSYTPCLDENNEPEEGHENEKFVETGAKLLNASKDSNEQDTEGGKTPEVVASAAVAIETELISDDDENARGSRKRRSSKKRDKRDKKVETFKKVSNKQKVRNYRTDKQQVGKYKVRHQSSKSRSRSKSISRSRSRTRSRSHSRIRSRSRSPRVAVNRSRSPHSGRSRSRSPRGRGRRRSRSRSLRSRSRSNNKENNWRHGGRYNNNQHRFQDRKKQQNQYRPKRREIPRYNVRNVVGIQRSFREGREVRDRYGRDTSRQTRNISRSPSPRTRRISGRSISRSRSRGRSMSPRRNRRGSFSISPSPQPMMRRQSVSPRQRYRSPRRNSLSPRRITPMRGHSRSPLRMHSRSLTPQRMGGRKVIRRVRDGSPLAQSAISRSPSPLHSLSPSPRYTPRLHRSHSKTPILRITKGKKKKIKDKGKKKKKKHLPSLSPEANLRISRQRDAFEVDRPPKKKRHHSPKQKASLDEPTWSPSPSPGPVLDYERDNNISWTPPLVSPRLVHEMHGIYEAEARRSNSRSSKRDKRTKRVKKKKKGEKRRDVRKDKRRTRRTQTPEVVPSKEVFASGNNILVSVSFNKDAVGNQPPSQTTVVTLPATREDLHTIRRNSIDCITNSNAASKKKKKRKKLDAKPVAIIDLERSPFQVHQEPADVIVLTDSEEGVGGRDSEHEHEHEHEHDRRRESHRERRRSESIADEMDHHRSQMSNGIRSSSQLDKTPPLERERLDTILEESYDLPQTGPKTPPEPPTVKFNIAAKKQNKVRNNPLHDDAELNSESEMTEVREPDTHRSELEPMHVQSSQKIGPNTPPESGPCSPDAYDPFDPTKSPSMSPRSPSPAPLNSSQASIGMDSSVEVVSSQKHIVDEQRLTNERTGSQISGASGSMIPQGSTLNPVELVMKLMNTKQNSSQDLNKSNDSQYNTASHMHATVMGNTHDDGLNMRDKNDEVMGLSVISNVLLSNGNAQGSQHIPVISSPTPMIKSNQISKLPLPKVGSSVGSSSGAGMTSSNSNARNGGMDEPVNLTEMESPYSPGSADYEDLFEPPPDSSGAVPRRSKRTNNANAMGKVDVFDNLFGSTSPVGHARMPKKFKAIVTSSTKKAKIKVTKTDDHVKVYDDVPNSAVELQVKDKFLRKLNRQERVVEEVKLVLKPRFNKKQITKDDYKEIMRRAVPKICHSRSGEINPHKIKNLIDAYVRKFRAKHKKLNLLNTGQVSSAVKCAAYLKKL